One region of Choristoneura fumiferana chromosome 3, NRCan_CFum_1, whole genome shotgun sequence genomic DNA includes:
- the LOC141426430 gene encoding uncharacterized protein, translating into MANQEISLKWNGYQSNILSNVKCLFEDEGLSDVTLVSEGFSFKAHKVILSANSSVFRTIFQQNPHKDPIIVLHDINTASLRTLLTFMYNGEVNVTEEFLPVLLKTAETLRICGLSTGSETAREDERTTSTMQTNKKRKKSEQEDNNNKCKKPTPSLKPDTATNLTVNSDLLKINNIVPKLEPIDSPLTDYSGENTNDTDIAVLEEPVEKKYSASSENFSNKSVCTTASGDCNAKKWINEVSSTQPCLNICNDKGSDAADEDKDCIEIDKEVETVLQSGTIVESLSITTENLNSVSSEAQNCKDKNNACYANPSFPCPFCPRVYNSWGYRRRHVKSRHVTNRLSCKWCVSILPSTGAWYSHATRAHGVPHEEARNSLVVMVEAHAVLTLNEPSVAQLLGQVGMGESNAATVSEKSS; encoded by the exons ATGGCGAATCaggaaataagtttaaaatggaATGGTTATCAGAGTAATATTTTGTCGAACGTTAAGTGCTTGTTCGAGGATGAGGGATTGTCGGATGTAACATTGGTTTCCGAGGGGTTCAGTTTCAAGGCTCACAAAGTTATTTTGTCGGCTAACAGCTCAGTCTTCAGGACAATATTTCAG cAAAACCCCCACAAAGATCCCATAATAGTGCTTCATGACATCAACACGGCATCTTTACGGACACTGCTAACGTTCATGTACAATGGTGAGGTGAATGTGACTGAGGAGTTCCTTCCTGTGTTGCTGAAGACTGCGGAGACACTGAGGATTTGTGGCCTGTCTACTGGGAGCGAGACTGCGAGGGAAGACGAG AGGACAACCTCTACCATGCAAACCAATAAAAAACGTAAGAAAAGCGAACAAGAAGACAACAATAACAAGTGTAAGAAGCCTACGCCATCTTTGAAGCCTGACACAGCCACCAATCTGACCGTCAATTCTGACTTGTTAAAGATCAAT aacataGTGCCAAAGTTGGAGCCTATTGATTCGCCATTGACAGACTACTCAGgagaaaacacaaatgacacaGACATCGCTGTTCTCGAAGAACCTGTTGAAAAGAAGTACTCAGCAAGCTCAGAAAATTTCTCCAACAAATCTGTATGCACTACAGCTTCAGGGGATTGCAACGCCAAGAAATGGATCAATGAAGTCAGCAGCACACAACCTTGTCTGAATATTTGTAATGACAAAGGTTCAGATGCTGCTGACGAAGACAAAGATTGTATCGAGATAGACAAAGAAGTAGAAACCGTGTTGCAAAGTGGAACGATTGTCGAATCATTGAGCATTACAACAGAAAACCTAAATTCTGTATCCAGTGAAGCACAGAATTGTAAAG ATAAGAACAACGCGTGCTATGCTAATCCTTCATTTCCTTGCCCGTTTTGTCCACGCGTCTACAACAGCTGGGGATATAGAAGGCGTCATGTCAAATCTCGTCATGTGACGAACAG ACTTTCGTGCAAATGGTGTGTATCCATTCTTCCCTCGACCGGCGCTTGGTACTCTCATGCTACCAGAGCGCATGGTGTTCCGCATGAAGAGGCGAGGAACTCCTTAGTGGTGATGGTGGAAGCCCACGCCGTTCTGACCCTGAACGAGCCCAGCGTCGCTCAACTCTTGGGCCAAGTTGGCATGGGGGAATCTAATGCAGCTACAGTAAGTGAGAAGAGCTCTTGA